The Paralichthys olivaceus isolate ysfri-2021 chromosome 2, ASM2471397v2, whole genome shotgun sequence genomic interval TTAATCTTCCATGAAATGTAACTGATGTGCAATAATTTGATCTTAATGACTAATTAGTTGCAAATGGTGGATGAcattaaatcaaactttaattATCCCTCAAGGGATGTtgaagattttatttaattattttagcATTAAATTAAAGGTTTGTGAGGCCGTCAATGTAAAgtcatttctttattatttatcactTTACAGTCTTGTGGCTGAAATCTGATCTCAGTGCTGTGTCGTTTGACTGGTTGGTGCAAAATCTGCTCATATGCATCCAGGTAGCTGCTGTTGACTTGTGACATAAGATAAGTCCATAATTACCAGTTCTtttcatttgacttcattttCGTTCACAGGACCCAGGTACAAACTGGAAAACTTTGATCCCCCTcaagtgtttttaattcagCGTCACACtttgttcaaatgaaaatcGCCAAAGAAAAGGTGTTTGTTGGACAGCAGGATTATTTCAGGGAGAAGCAGGGAGCAGCTATTCATCACTTTGAGCACAATGCAGCACATTAATGAAAAAGGAAAGTGTTTGAAGTGTCCCGGTGACAGCAGCATAAAAGCATTCAATTGAGTAAATATTGAGATCCGTGGCAAcaaaaaagcacattttcacaGAGGAAGTGTAAATcttgatatatttaattttaccTCTGAGCCGCTCTTAGCAGaatcttcttcctctctgctaGTTTTTCCTGtcagaagagaaacagagaaaacagccTCTTTTATTCCTGACACCGCTGTGAAAGCGGCCTTGACTTCGTAACACCTTAAGAGTTTTCAAGATAGTGGAAAAAAGTAGGTGTGAATTCCACATTGTGGTGTTTGCTCTCTGTTGGATTGTTTTCTCTGTAGAAAGTCCCTCGGAGGAAGGTTACCAGAGACATCCAGTGGCCAAACTGTGCTAATGCTGGTAAAAAGAGCAACTGAACTCCCCACTGTAGCCAGACTGAGCCATGTGCCTCTTAAACACGACAAATAGATTCTAGTGAGTGGTTTAGGGGGTTGTGTGTATTCCCAGTAgacaatataacaataataataataacttataaATGCACACTCTTTGTGGCTGATATAGATGCATGCTTTTCTCCCATAAAGCAATGAAGAAAAGAATTGGAGGAGCAGCTCACAGCGAGAAAAAAGTTAAAACGTATTTATTCCCATTATCTATTCTGCTGATCCCTTTAAGGGATAAGCAGATGTGGAGTTTGGAGAACGATGTGGATGAGGGAATATGgaataattaataatgaattGTCTGCTTTAACTGTGATGATATTCATGATGGCTGCTGCAGATGAtcgtctttgtttgtttgttcatttgatgttttttttttttttgtgctttgtaACATATTGCCTCTTGGAGGAAATTGAAGTTTCTGTGGTGAGGAATATGTACTCATGGATTTGTAAGTTATATATAATGAACACCAGAATCCTCAAACAACCTTAAAACAGCAGGTAATCTAGCTGGAATACCAAGGGGCAGTCgaaatgtaaatgcaaatgCAACATCAGACACTGTTTGAAATGGTAAAGTGAACAACCTGTTTCTCCACAGGGAGAAAATCAAGAGGTCAGAATTCAACAGAGATAAATGGAGATAGACAGAATTTATATATTAAgtacatatgtacatatatttatttaaatattgattGTTCTGAGAGGTTTTTCTGTCTGGAATCCAGCTGTCGATTTAAATAAACGTGTGGTTTGGAGTCAGTTAATATTTAAGGgacatatatactgtatctacCACATCAGGATCACTATACAACCTGCAAACTGTTGAAGAGACTGCAGATCGcgttctcttcttcctccacattTAGACACACTTCTCCTATCATTGATCTCAGCAGGACGATCGCCTCCCGGGCTGAAGtctgcagctccttcaccacctacagagcgagagagagagggaggcggcTCACTGTGAGTGTCAGTCACTGTGGGAAACTTAAGTCATATTAATTTGTCATCAGACTGAAAATCTACCTGTTCTAACTTCACTACAGCTTCTCCTGCATCTTAGAACCCATTCAGATCACCTTCAACAttggatgtttttatttaggttgaaatgttttcttgttatcTTCATCTGCTTGCTCTCTCATGTATTCTCTTTAATCACAtccaccaaggagattatgttttcactcgagtctgtttttttggtttatttgtcagcaggattatgcaaaaactatgaAACCGATTCACTGAGTGAAGGAATGGAGCACAGATATGAGAAGTTAACAGATTTTTGGTGATGATCCAGATTATAGGTCAGATGCAGgattttactttcacttttttaacattGAGCTTTAATTCATGAAACCATTCGTTTAGagggcttttatttattttgtgtatttcaaaACAATATCTGAATCTAGCAGATTTTTATATCTTTATGGGGTGCTGTTAAATATTTAGTCTCTAATCCTAACCCACATATAGAAATTCCCAAAAAGTAATTTGCATTTATCCCCATTTAATTGTAAAATGCTTAaagtattattttgaaaaactatAATCAAATTGCCCTTCGCTGTATTGCACGATGTCAGATGAAGAGACAGAACTCTCTCACCAGCACAGCCTGGTCCAACATCTCACAGCCCTGCATGTAGGCTGTTTCAATATCAATGCAGTGAGTCCGACTCTCCCTGCGGTAAACAAACGACAAGTAATTtgatggtggaggagaagaggagagatggaCTATATTAGTGATGTATGTAGTGGATTCACTTACACTTGCATGTCTCTGAAGCACTTGATACAAAGCATTGACTTATTCTCTGTTGAGAAGAGGATGTACGGCTCCTCGTGGAGAGCTGTGGAGACACAGATGCCTTTTTAACTTCAGCCCAAATCTAAGTAACCAGATGTATATAAAGCTAAGACACTTGGGTAGAATATGATTAACATGTAGCCCAGGACATTCAAGCAGGGAACAGGTGGGACGACAGTTCTCCTGAGCAACATTCTACCGCTGGTGTAATAAAACCTTCTTGGCCTGTGACTCTTCAGGAGTAAATTACAGGTGACACTCACAGCACTTCCTGTGTTTGGCTTTAGTGCGTTTGGCCAAGGTGACAATCTCATGATGGGAAAACATTCTGGCTTTGTGAGTCAGCTCCTTGCAGTCTCCGCACAGTGGCTGGCTGCAAGTGTTACAGAAGTACATCAGCCCTGTTTCCTgtgcagaaacaacaaaataaaattggTTTTCAGGATTGACAAATAATCAAATGTCACCAAAATAATTTGAGACACTCTGCAATCCCATCAAGACAATTCTACACAACACAGTGGTTTTAACATCTTGAGTTACAACAGCAAGTTTCCAAAGTGCATGTGTGCCTGTGTCAgctacatacacacagacacaaatacaaaatgtggATCTTTCTCTCTGATCGCTCTTTTATATCTTAAGACATAAAACAATACAGCATCATGTGCTCTTCGTATGATATCTGATAACCCTGATGTTTCGTTCATGTCCTTTCTGTTACTGGGCCTCACCAAAATTCCTCGGttaaaagggatagttcacccaaaaatgaaaattctctCAACCCCTAAAGGTCCACCGGAAGTGGCTAAGCTAATGGGCATTAGCACGTCGGATGGTCTGTGAATGCACCTCATAGGAAGATATCAGTGGATAATAAAGCCAAACACTTGGTGGAAATGATCCTTGTTTCGAGTTGGATATGAATGTCGGGACCTGCGGACACACagaagcagtatggaggcatgttttttcagttgttttattacgtcccCTGAGACTCCGGAAgttttttgtggactcaaacacttcacccctgCATAATGGTGAGTAGATACTGAGtgcattcatttttcagtgaactatccctttaagctttTACACAACATAAGTATCTTGTCTATATGTTCCTTGATTATCTGTCTATGATGCCGTTACGTCAATAAGAAATTGTTTTAGTACCTTTTTGTTACTTTCCTGGTCACAGTTGGCACATGGGactgtctcctctgtgtctgcatTGTTGTCAACGAGAAACTTGAGCAGACGGTCTTCTGGTGGGAGGGCATTGTTCCCTTTTACGATGGATGGATATCTGTGACAGTAAGAGAAACTAAACTAGTGATTTATGTTCCATGTAAATCATTTTCTGACACAGTGAGGTGAAAGGGAAAGATGTGAATACTTCATGTAATACTAATTTTGCACCGTGATCAGATATTGCTcaacaacaaaatgtgaaaaaaaagacataaaataagACAATAATGTGCaatcattgtttttaaagaaagtgaaataccTCAAGTTTGAGACACACAATTTTCTACACGACCAACATTGCCTCAAAGCATCTGAATATAAATCCAAggattttttaataaaatctaaACATTAGATTTTCACAAGAAGAATTTATTACAAAAACCAAGAGCAAATGTAAGTATAAGAAAATCTGTCTCACAATTCTGAAAAACCTCCACAAGAGTACAAATCTAAAAGGGCTTtgaaattaaagcaaaaatGATTAATGGTGATGTctatgaaacatgaaacatcaaaGGACACATATACGTCACTATATGAATGAAAACTCCTCAAAAAATTAATTGTTGATCGTCAAGTTCCACTCCCAGGTATTTATAAGCCGAGAGCCACTCAACTAATTCACCCTCAATCCAGGGAAGAGGgactattgtttttttttccttctaaaaTCTAGGAGGAAAATACAttaaacaccaaaacaaaaaagtttaTACGTAGATATAcatgttttatcatttaaaacCCTGTGTGATCGTGTAATATGTTAGATATTGTaactttttattaatttaaaaaccCTGTGTGATCGTATATGTTAGATATTGTaactttttaatgatttaataaaaCCTGTGTGATCGTATAATATGTTAGATATTGTaactttttaatgatttaaaaacccTGTGTGATCTCTTTCTGAGGGAGAAACTAACTTaaatcttgtttatttttacgCAGTTCTCCGACAAAGCAGagggggcagcagcagcaactttCCAGGCCGCTCCCCTGCACTCGAAGAAGAAAACACGGAAGTTGCGACAGAACACGATCTAATCAAACGTGCGCAGTAGCTGAAGCTCGGCGCTCCGACATCTGGAAAGTTCTAGATCGAGAGTCACTCTCTGAGCGACAAGTCCTCAGCGCAGGTGAGCAAATTATCCGCCGGACGGAAACATTAACACTCGAAGTGTGAGAATGTCTGTGATCTCCGAGGGGAACGTGCGAGGTGGCAGCGTCTTTAAGGACATCAGCGCCGATGACGAGGACTGGCAGCCCTCTGAGATCGAGAGTCTGTGTATGAACTGCTACGAGAACGGTATGACCCGTCTGCTGCTCACCAGGATCCCCTTCTTTAAAGAGGTCATCGTCAGCTCCTTCAGCTGCGAGCACTGCAGCTGGTCCAACACCGAGATCCAGTCCGCAGGCCGGATCCAGGAGCAGGGCGTGTGTTACACCCTCAGGGTCAAAACAAAGCAGGACCTGGACCGGGAGGTGGTGAAAGCAGACTCCGCCACCACCAGGATCCCTGAGCTGGATTTTGAAATCCCTCCGTTCACCCAGAAGGGCTCCCTCTCCACCATTGAGGGGCTGCTGGATCGAGCGGTCGCAGGGCTGGAGCAGGACCAAGCTGTCAGACGGACCACTCAACCCGAGGTGGCCGAGAAGATAGACGAGTTCATCAAGAAGCTGATGAAGTTGAAAGACGTTGAGAATGAATTCACCCTGGTGATCGAGGATCCGTCCGGAAACAGTTTTGTGGAGAACCCGCGGGCCCCTCAGAGGGACGAGGCCCTCATCGTGACCCTGTTCAAGCGGACGGTGCAGCAGGAAATGCAGCTGGGAATCAGGGCCGACGATGACCTGGAAGAGGAGCCGGCAGGCAACGACCTGGACACCATGAGAAATGAGGTTTTGGTCTTCAACACCAACTGCCCAGAATGCAACGCGCCCGCCTCGACCAACATGAAGCTCGTCCAGATCCCTCACTTCAAGGAAGTCATCATCATGGCCACCAACTGCGACAGCTGCAGCCACCGGACCAATGAGGTGAAGTCGGGTGGTGCCACGGAGGAGCAGGGCACCAAGATCACCCTGCACATCACCGACCCCTCAGACATGACCCGAGACTTGCTCAAGTCGGAGACGTGCTATGTCCTCATCCCGGAGCTGGAGTTTGAGCTGGGGATGGCAGCTCTCGGCGGGAAGTTCACCACCCTGGAGGGGCTGCTGAAAGACATCAAGGACCTCATCGTCTCCAAAAACCCCTTCATCTGCGGCGACAGCGTCGCTTCAGACCGGATGCATAAGCTGGCAGAGTTCGGAGAGAAGATTGAGGAGGTTATCTCAGGGAAAATGGACGTCCACCTGGTCCTGGACGACCCAGCAGGGAACAGCTACCTGCAGAACGTGTACgcccctgatcctgatcctgagaTGACGATTGAGAAGTACACTCGCACATTTGAGCAGAATGAAGATCTCGGTCTGAACGGCATGAAGACAGAGGGGTaccaaaaagaaaagtgaactTCCAGCTCTCGCTGAATGGACTAAAAGAGTCGTTAATTGATAATGTCTTGATAAAAACCTTGTGTAATTATCCTACTCCATCTTActtatttttcatacattttaagtttaatttaatCACGGGCCGAGAGGTTGTGTTCAATAGTATATTGATCACTGAGGGGAATTCTAAGTTACCAGAATACACATGtatttgaaaataattataaaaacacatcagtaacCTAATTTGTGCAAAAACACAGATGCTGTTGATAAATTTggtgtttatttgcattgttGTATCGTCCCAGAAGATGGCGCACTATCCTCACCTCTGATTAAAAaggcttcttttctttcagtggATCCCACACTGTGTGACTAAAGTAATCTTCTTATACACCTGCGAGCATGAGATCGTCTAAATAAAGCAATATCTAATTCATACTTTAGCTCTGCTCTTTGATTTGGCAGATGTTAAAAGACGGCAGATAAGGTTTGCGTTTCgatttaaatacaaatgttcTGCTCTAATCTGCATAATTAGTCGTCAGAAAAGCCAGAATTTTAATTTCACTGCACATACTAGGCAAATGCTCCTAAAAAATGGGTGTTTTTTGTGGATTCATGGGAAAGTTTGTTAGCGCGTTGGTGCACATAAAAGCTCAGGCTGCTTTAACTATCAATTCTTTCCAACAATGAATCAAGAGAGCCTGTATGAGCTCAGGGGAAAAGTCAAGTTTAGGAAAACAAGGGTGAGGACAAATATCAAAAAAAGATGTGGAACTGTAAATATAATAAGGTGCTACaaacatgtacatttaaaaataaggtGATGGATATATTTCAATTATAAAACTTCCTTAGCCGATTTAATTCTAAGTATAAAAGGtttgttttgctccatttatCTTTTGGTACCTTTTGCTTTCATGCTTTGTACTAAATTTCTTGTGGAGATTGAACATGtggattaaaaataaacattcaaataGTTAAGTTTTCACGGGTGGCGTCCTCAGGTTGCTTATTTAATTGAACTgtgcccaaagatatcagtttCCAAAGAGAAGTTTCAAATCTATACTTTTAAGAAGTTCGAGgaagagtgtttgtttttatctacTTGGAAAAactgcttgaaaaaaaaacaacagtttgtcTTATTGTGTTTCAGCTGTACTGATGCACACACCCACTGTCGTTcccccactgtgtgtgttttatctagtTTTCATAGCAACAGGGATCTATTGTGTTCTACTAATAGCACAGTAGTGAATTCCGAGATTACACGGCTCTTGATAGAGCAGCTGTTAGCGGGGCTGTAGAAATAGTAGCTGCCAGGCAACAGGCCCCTGAAGCCCGAGCCCCAGACTACAGAACTCAGCGGCTCTGTGCCCACTGGATTATTTCCATATAGAAAATCTCAACACAGGTGAACATGAAGTAGCTGTGAGGCAGACGGGGAGGTCGCCTGAGGTTCAGTCATAGTTTGTTTCAATAATTTATGATTTAGTTTATAAATGTAGCTTAAACTTTCCTGAGGAAGGCGGAAAAGAATCAAATATATCCTCAGATGAAACAGTATTTTGAGTAGACATCTCTGTTTTAGCAGAATCTGAATCCAGAAGCTTCTTGTCTTGTTTAAGCAGTTCTCAGTCTGAAACCTCTGACTTCCGACACTCAGAAGAGCCGCATACCTCCACTAACAGTCccctaaattcaatcaagccttAAAGCTAAGCCAACAAAGCAATGCAGATCATGAAATCATAATCTCCATTGCAGAAGGAtgatatttgattaaaaaaacagcatatgaaaccacatttaaccgAGAAATCTGTGAGAGAAAGTGCTCTATTTCACtgtgatagaaaaagaaaaccacaggACCAATCCCCTTAGTCTGGATTGGCACTGGAATTGAATGGGTGTTTTCtttgtcccatccttccaccaagtttcctagAAATCCTTTCAGCAGCTTTTATGTAATCCGATGCAGcagaaaatatttcagatttaacatCTTGCATTAGAGGTGAATTTCTTTACATCCCTATGTGTTTTGATGGGGGACAGTTAATACTGCAGACCTGAAGGTGACTGTAAAATCACGAGTCCCTACTTAATAGGGGATGAAATAGATTGGTATCATGTGACTGTTTTTGATTGCTCTAAGCTCCTGGCACTGGTGGCGAATGTCAGAATGCTTTGTTTGCTGTGTGACCGGTCTTAGTGGTGTTGAGGCCAAGGGCTAAATCAGAGACTCAGGATGACCCTGCAGCTGTTAGAGCCACTCAGTCCTCGGCTGCCCGCACCAGACCAGCAGAGGGTCACTGAGCAGAAACACAGTGACTTGACTCTCTCCGAAACCAATTGGATTCTCCCCAAATCTGAACCACACAGATCTACAAATCACCTTAAACGGAACAAATCCCTTTGAGCAACGCTGCACAAAACTGGGGCCTGAGGAAGAACATGGCCTCGTACATGAAGAGTTTGACCCCGTGTGGGATTTCAAGGAGCAATAATATTATTTTTGCTCCCTGATTTTAAACTGTTTAGTCACGTTTGAACAATTTGAGATCACCTGTGAATCGCTTAATTTCATCATGATACCATTCAAGTTGTGGGAGACGCCAATCTTCCTGCAAAAACAGTCAatccttgacctttgacctccataTTTCAGGTGTGATATCAAGACTCAGACTAAACACTGTGTTCAACACCTTGAGTTTTTCTTTAGCTTATTATGAATCATGGactgcatgtaaacacacatggcAGCTCCCCAAATGTAGAACCAAAGCACCTtgctggctgcaatataggtcataaatccatTAACCTCCATGTTAATGAATAACATATatcaaatatggtttctgtcatgttAGGTAGTTCTCACCACACTAATGCACAGTATGTTCATGGTTTAATGTTTTCGGTAACTTTGCTTCTGTGATTGGTTTCATCCCCTGATCACTAATCCGCAATGTAAGGCTCCATGTGTGCAGTGTTGCtttctgggatattttagcttaatttttTAATAGTGGAAAGAAGTGGAAACATGTCGCCCACCTTTATGATCAGACCATAGtttgaggaaatgtttttaGGCTTAAATTGTCCAGAACTCAAGACTTCTTCATGATTGATAATTTACATGCAGCCTCAATGGTTCCTCATCAACCTCACAGTGATATTTCTTACCCACAGAGGGGGCAGCTGAGACGGCTGTCACTGGTCCGGCCTCGCAGGCAGCGGGCGCAGAAGATGTGGTAGCAGTCCAGCAGACACGGGGACTGGTACTGCTCGTGACACAAGTGACACATGAGGGGGTGGACGCTTGTACAGTCCACGTTATACTGATTATCCAAACTGGTGAAGATTCCTCCGGCCATctgtaaacacagtgtgtgaatatttaaagactgtgagtgtgtgtgtcaagtgATTGACGTTTTTTTAAAAGGCCACATCATCCCATCACTAAACAATGAATCCTTAGCATGGTGTTGAATTACAGTCAAAATAGATGAGAGGCTAAGCCGACATGACATGAAGCACTTTGATCAAGAGTCatatattgactgaaataagcAAGAGGAacctttctttttcatttacctTCTCAGATGAGTGTTACGTGGTCAAGACCTTCAGTGACGATACATAATCcacaagaaaacaacatcacaaacaTTACCCACACTGGAAATTCCACCCAGCTAACAAAACTTTGTGTAAAATCAGTTTGTTCATCTGGAGTAAGCAGAGAGCCACTGTCTTACCTTTCAGTGGTGCTATCAGCTCCCCCCAGCAGGAATGACAGCAATGAGGAAACTCTTCAGTAGTAGAACGGTGGGGTCCCGCTGCCGGGCAGCTGACAGCACCCACCTAATGCCAGCCCCCGAGTGTT includes:
- the zpr1 gene encoding zinc finger protein ZPR1 — its product is MSVISEGNVRGGSVFKDISADDEDWQPSEIESLCMNCYENGMTRLLLTRIPFFKEVIVSSFSCEHCSWSNTEIQSAGRIQEQGVCYTLRVKTKQDLDREVVKADSATTRIPELDFEIPPFTQKGSLSTIEGLLDRAVAGLEQDQAVRRTTQPEVAEKIDEFIKKLMKLKDVENEFTLVIEDPSGNSFVENPRAPQRDEALIVTLFKRTVQQEMQLGIRADDDLEEEPAGNDLDTMRNEVLVFNTNCPECNAPASTNMKLVQIPHFKEVIIMATNCDSCSHRTNEVKSGGATEEQGTKITLHITDPSDMTRDLLKSETCYVLIPELEFELGMAALGGKFTTLEGLLKDIKDLIVSKNPFICGDSVASDRMHKLAEFGEKIEEVISGKMDVHLVLDDPAGNSYLQNVYAPDPDPEMTIEKYTRTFEQNEDLGLNGMKTEGYQKEK